A stretch of Nitrospirota bacterium DNA encodes these proteins:
- the nrfD gene encoding polysulfide reductase NrfD translates to MEAQTLFNTPHVIPLGKEIATYFYLTGISAGSFVISVIAVLGGRTEYKALAKIGSIMAPLALVIAPLFLVIDLEQPTRFWYLFVYLHMTSPITYGTFLLTSYPLNATLYAWALFTGRQKAAKLIGIIGIPLAVCVHGYTGFILALGKGRPLWSTALMPTLFLVSAMVSGFALMVVAASIYNRWAAKKRDPKETEVEKGLILNLVKFLGAVIIVDLFLISNDILVLLTSKAEEYYVAQLLLHGKFTFLFLGVEVFLGSLIPLILIFVKPFRGSLASANVASVLVLLGIYAMRLTVVYAGQSIPLH, encoded by the coding sequence GTGGAAGCACAAACGCTTTTCAACACCCCGCACGTCATCCCCCTGGGGAAGGAAATCGCCACCTACTTCTACCTCACGGGCATCTCCGCCGGATCGTTCGTCATCTCCGTTATCGCCGTCCTCGGCGGCCGCACCGAGTACAAGGCTCTCGCAAAGATCGGCTCCATCATGGCGCCGTTGGCCCTCGTCATCGCCCCTCTTTTCCTTGTCATCGATCTCGAGCAGCCGACGCGGTTCTGGTACCTCTTCGTCTATCTCCATATGACGTCCCCCATCACCTACGGCACTTTCCTCCTGACTTCCTATCCACTCAATGCAACGCTTTACGCGTGGGCGCTCTTCACGGGGAGGCAGAAGGCGGCCAAGCTCATCGGCATCATTGGCATCCCGCTCGCAGTGTGTGTGCACGGCTACACGGGATTCATTCTCGCCCTTGGAAAAGGCCGGCCCCTGTGGAGCACGGCGCTCATGCCGACGCTCTTCCTCGTCTCCGCCATGGTCTCCGGCTTCGCGCTCATGGTTGTGGCTGCCTCGATCTACAACCGCTGGGCGGCCAAGAAACGCGATCCCAAGGAAACGGAGGTCGAGAAGGGGCTGATCCTGAATCTGGTGAAATTCCTCGGTGCGGTGATCATCGTGGACCTCTTCCTGATTTCCAACGACATCCTGGTCCTCCTGACCTCCAAGGCGGAGGAGTACTACGTGGCTCAGCTCCTCCTCCACGGGAAGTTCACGTTCCTGTTCCTGGGCGTGGAGGTGTTCCTTGGGAGTCTGATTCCCCTGATTCTGATCTTTGTGAAGCCGTTTCGGGGTTCGCTCGCCTCCGCGAATGTGGCTTCGGTTCTCGTCCTCCTCGGAATTTACGCGATGCGACTCACGGTGGTCTATGCCGGTCAAAGCATACCCCTGCACTGA
- a CDS encoding 4Fe-4S dicluster domain-containing protein has translation MAAKEKEAGGLPGTAASAGREGLAHRVGHEGAKGPAAGKAGRKRYAMVIDLRRCIGCQSCTVACKEENDVPPGVFRTWVKVVEKGKYPHVSRSFVPILCNNCEKPICLANCPVEATWQREDGIVMIDQHRCIGCKYCMASCPYDVRYVNPLKKYVQKCTFCDHRVDAGLVPACVETCIGRARIFGDMNDPNSEISQILATEPVSVLKPEMGTNPRVFYIGLDLDAADPLKGWEEE, from the coding sequence ATGGCTGCGAAGGAGAAAGAGGCTGGCGGACTGCCCGGAACGGCTGCGTCTGCGGGCCGCGAAGGGCTCGCCCACCGGGTCGGTCACGAGGGCGCCAAAGGTCCGGCCGCGGGAAAGGCAGGCAGGAAGCGCTACGCGATGGTCATCGACCTCCGCCGCTGCATCGGCTGCCAGTCCTGCACGGTGGCCTGCAAGGAGGAGAACGACGTCCCGCCAGGCGTATTCCGCACATGGGTGAAGGTCGTCGAAAAAGGGAAGTACCCGCATGTCTCCCGCTCGTTCGTCCCCATCCTTTGCAATAACTGCGAGAAACCGATCTGTCTGGCCAACTGCCCCGTTGAAGCGACCTGGCAACGGGAGGATGGGATCGTGATGATCGACCAGCACCGGTGCATCGGCTGCAAGTACTGCATGGCCTCGTGCCCATACGACGTGCGATACGTGAATCCCCTCAAGAAATACGTGCAGAAATGCACGTTCTGCGACCATCGGGTGGATGCGGGGCTTGTGCCGGCCTGTGTGGAAACGTGCATCGGTCGAGCCCGGATCTTCGGGGACATGAACGATCCAAACAGCGAGATCTCCCAAATCCTGGCCACGGAACCGGTCAGCGTGCTCAAACCGGAAATGGGTACGAACCCCCGGGTGTTTTACATCGGCCTTGATCTGGACGCCGCCGATCCTCTCAAAGGCTGGGAGGAGGAATAG
- a CDS encoding c-type cytochrome — translation MRRLVSLFVVAPFLAAALPSATFAASGKDIFLEKKCNDCHLVKAEAIEKKISKKTGKAKKGPDLSNVGAEQDAAFFTKWLKKEVKIESHFDKSKKVGHKKKFKGTDEELKTLTEWLAARKTKVAVTPEEEGAGAAEEEEEEDEK, via the coding sequence ATGCGCAGGCTTGTTTCGCTGTTCGTCGTGGCGCCGTTCCTGGCGGCGGCGCTGCCTTCGGCGACGTTCGCCGCTTCAGGAAAAGACATCTTCCTGGAGAAGAAGTGTAACGACTGCCACTTGGTCAAGGCGGAAGCCATCGAGAAAAAAATCAGCAAGAAAACCGGCAAGGCCAAGAAGGGGCCGGATCTCTCCAACGTCGGAGCGGAACAAGACGCCGCGTTCTTCACCAAATGGCTGAAGAAGGAAGTGAAGATCGAGTCGCATTTCGATAAATCCAAGAAGGTCGGCCACAAGAAGAAATTCAAGGGCACGGACGAAGAGCTGAAGACCCTCACCGAGTGGCTGGCAGCTCGGAAGACCAAGGTCGCTGTCACGCCCGAGGAAGAGGGCGCCGGCGCAGCCGAGGAAGAAGAAGAAGAAGACGAGAAATAG